In one window of Brassica rapa cultivar Chiifu-401-42 chromosome A07, CAAS_Brap_v3.01, whole genome shotgun sequence DNA:
- the LOC103846025 gene encoding ubiquitin-conjugating enzyme E2 29, whose translation MATRRILKELRELQRDPPMSCSAGPVGEDMFHWQATIMGPNESPYTGGVFLVTINFSQDYPFKPPKVVFKTKVFHPNINSNGNICLDILKDQWSPALTISKVLLSVCSLLTDPNPDDPLVPEIAHICKTDKAKYEAMARSWTQKYALY comes from the exons ATGGCAACGAGAAGGATTTTAAAAGAACTGAGGGAGTTGCAAAGAGACCCTCCTATGTCATGCAGTGCAg GTCCAGTAGGAGAAGACATGTTTCACTGGCAAGCTACAATAATGGGTCCTAACGAAAGTCCATACACGGGAGGTGTTTTCCTTGTCACTATCAATTTCTCGCAAGATTATCCTTTCAAACCTCCCAAG GTTGTATTCAAAACCAAAGTGTTTCACCCTAACATCAACAGCAACGGGAACATCTGTTTGGACATTCTCAAAGACCAGTGGAGCCCTGCCCTTACAATCTCTAAG GTGCTTCTCTCTGTGTGCTCTCTTCTTACAGACCCAAACCCTGATGATCCTCTGGTTCCAGAGATAGCTCACATATGCAAAACCGACAAGGCCAAATACGAAGCCATGGCTCGAAGCTGGACCCAGAAGTATGCCTTGTACTAA